The nucleotide sequence TTTGATGTTCCACTTCCGCAAGGTCTCGTGGCTGACCACGACCCCGCGCTCGTGGAGGAGTTCCTGCACGTCACGTTGACTGAGCGAGAACCGATGGTAGAGCCGCAAGGCGTAGCCGATGACGCTCAAGGGAAATCGATGACGGTGCGGCTCCTGGCCGCTCACAGCTCGGCCTGCCGAGGTTAAGTTGCCAGAACCCCGGGGAGCTTGGCCGCCACGACATCAAGCTTCTGAATGTCGGGTGCCTGTGCGAACAGTTCGGCGTTCTCCTGGAGTGCCGCTGCAACACGGCCCGACAGGTGCGCTTCCCGGCCTGACTCGTCGGGAAATACGTCGAAGATGCCGAAGGTCGAAGGTCCCAGGCGGATTGCGAACCAGGCGGTCGTCGCCGGTTCCTGCTCAACCAGCGGCAGCCCTCCCTTCAGAAAGTTCTCGACGTCCGCCTCTTTTCCAGGCTTGGCCTCCAGCCGGACCAACAGTCCCAGTGTTACCATATCCCCCTCCTTTCTCAACCTCGTGTTGACCATCATGGCGTGAAGACCGCGCACCATGTCGTCTTGCCTAGGCCTGAACTGAACATATCACGCGCGCGCGGCCCGTTCTCCAGCGAGGAAACGAGCGGCGTTACAGGCCGAGCGTCACCAGAACCTGCCGAGGATCAGGGTGGCCCGGCGCTGCGCTCGACTTGCCTGGGCGACTCCCCGCGGAGTCGTCCCCTTGGGCGCGTCCGCAATTCCGCGTGCGGCCGGCCCTTATACGGAGCTGAACTCTTCTTCAGAAATGCCGGAAAAGCGCCGCCATCTCTTCCGCGCCGCCCAGCTCCGTATTTTCTTTGACTCACTCTGCTTCGCAGCTTTACAAGTCCGTTCGGAAAAAGAGTTTGATGATCCAAACTATTTTTCAAAGTGGTATGACTACCGATCAGAAGGTTTGGGGTTCGAATCC is from Deinococcus wulumuqiensis R12 and encodes:
- a CDS encoding putative quinol monooxygenase; the protein is MVTLGLLVRLEAKPGKEADVENFLKGGLPLVEQEPATTAWFAIRLGPSTFGIFDVFPDESGREAHLSGRVAAALQENAELFAQAPDIQKLDVVAAKLPGVLAT